The Piliocolobus tephrosceles isolate RC106 chromosome 2, ASM277652v3, whole genome shotgun sequence genome window below encodes:
- the DPH3 gene encoding DPH3 homolog isoform X1: MAVFHDEVEIEDFQYDEDSETYFYPCPCGDNFSITKEDLENGEDVATCPSCSLIIKVIYDKEQFVCGETVPAPSANKELVQC; encoded by the exons ATGGCAGTGTTTCATGACGAGGTGGAAATCGAGGACTTCCAATATGACGAGGACTCGGAGACGTATTTCTATCCCTGCCCATGTGGAGATAACTTCTCCATCACCAAG GAAGATTTGGAGAATGGGGAAGACGTTGCAACGTGTCCTAGCTGCTCTCTCATTATAAAAGTGATTTATGACAAA GAGCAGTTTGTGTGTGGAGAAACCGTCCCAGCCCCTTCAGCCAACAAAGAATTAGTTCAATGCTGA
- the DPH3 gene encoding DPH3 homolog isoform X2 has product MAVFHDEVEIEDFQYDEDSETYFYPCPCGDNFSITKEQFVCGETVPAPSANKELVQC; this is encoded by the exons ATGGCAGTGTTTCATGACGAGGTGGAAATCGAGGACTTCCAATATGACGAGGACTCGGAGACGTATTTCTATCCCTGCCCATGTGGAGATAACTTCTCCATCACCAAG GAGCAGTTTGTGTGTGGAGAAACCGTCCCAGCCCCTTCAGCCAACAAAGAATTAGTTCAATGCTGA